AATGATAAAACATTCAAAATCTGAAGTTGACGCATTTACTATTTCATTCGATCACGATTTATATGATGAAGCTAAAATTGCTGAAGAAACTGCTAAGTTTGTTGGGGCTAGAAGCCATGTGTTTAAGATAACAAATCAATTGCTTTCTGAGAATTTTTTTTCAGCCATTTATCAATGTGAATCTTTTATTTTAAATAATAATACGATCGCTAAGTTTTTATTAAGTAAATTTACAAGAGAATCTGGATATAAAACGGTGATGACCGGTGAGGGATCTGATGAAATTTTAGGTGGTTATCCAATGTTTCGAGAAGATATCTTAAAATATGGATTTCGAGCATTGGATCATGAGAATCGAAACAAACTTGTAGAACATTTATATGAAAATAATCCTGCGTTTGCAAGTGTTTTTTCAAAAAATACCGCTGGATTAGATGTAACAACTATTCAAGAGATACTCGGATATGTCCCAAGCATGTTCAAGATGGGTGCGAAATTGGGTGAAAAATTAATAACGTTGCATAATGAGAATTTTTCAAATATTTCAAGAAATTTTGATGCGCAGATCAATTTTATTAATCAATTAGATCAAGATCAAGTCATGGGTCGCGATGTTTTAAGCAAATCTCTTTATTTGTGGGCGAAATCAATTCTCCCTGGCTTGATTTTAGTAAATCTGGGAGATCGAATGGAAATGGCACATTCAATTGAAGGAAGAGTACCATTTCTCGATCATAAATTGCTTGAATTTTTAGTTAACATACCAAGTTCTTTAAAAATTAAAGGACTTACTGAAAAATTTATTTTGCGAGAGGCCGTAAAAGATATTATTACTCCTACTATTTATCAAAGACAAAAACATCCGTTTAAGGCACCGCATCCTACATTGACGTTAAACCCATTCACTGAATTAATGTTGGATGTTTTTAATGGAAATCTTTTAAAATATAGCTTTATCTATGATCAATCAAAAGTGTTAAAACAATTTAATATGACTCAGAGCATGCCTGAAGCTGAGCGCGAACAGTGGGATGTTGTTTTTATGTTTATATTAAGCCAATGTGTATTACAATCTTTATTTAAACCATTAATGCCGAATTAGTATAGTGGTAATACCCAAATTTATAAGCTGCAATATACTATCTTCCTTCCACAAAACAAGTTAAGCTAAAAGAAAATGTGGTATTAATTAACACCTCAAATGGTTGCTTAGAACACTGAGATACATCCGGGGTCAAGCATTCATATGACCCATGTTCTAGCAGGTACTTGACCCCCTTCCTCTTGACCCTTCATCTTCAGTCAAACAAAGGCTAAGAAAGTAGAAAGCAGTTGTAATAAAATACAATACTTATTCCAATGGTAAAAGTAATAGAGCCTCCTTATAAGTAATAACAGATTTGCTAACAGATGCCATTATATTTATAAGCAATTAAGAAAGCTCTATGATAAGTAATATCAACCACTGTACTATTGTCCATCTTTTGACGGATAATTTGATGTAAAGTATTAATAAAGCTATTTTTATAATTTTCACCACAAGGAATAGAGTAATTTTCGAAATTAAGATAGGCTAAGGCTGGTCCCGAATTAAATAAGCCAAGTATTTTTTCAAAATCATAAGCTTGAGTAGTAACGTCTTCATCAAAAGCTAAACGAACATTAAAACCATGATGCTCCAGCAGGGCTTGATAAGCACAGGCATTTTTAAGATGAAACCATGGATTTAAATAGTGTTCTATATATGGTTTTATATTGTCTGCTCTACAGGTTTGATCAATGATATCTACAATAAAATCACACCATTCAGATACGGGGGTTTGCAAAGCAAATACACCTTGATTTTTTAATGCCTGGTGAATTTTTTTTAGCACAGGCACTGGATCTCTAAACCAATGAAACACAGAGTTACAAAAAATTACATCAAATTCAGAGGTGAAAGCCATATGTTCACCTTCTTCACAAAAAAATTGTATAAACTCACCATAAGACTTTTTAGCTTGTTTGATCATCCCTTCTGAAGGATCGATCCCTATTACCCGTCCCGAAGTTTTTTTACTTAATTCAAAAGCAAGATGCCCGCTGCCGCATCCTAAATCTAAAATAGACTCTTGCCCCTTAAAAAACATCAAAGCAATTAGCTTTTCACCAACAGAAGTTTGATTTTTAGCGATTTTTTTATATTCTTCAGCCACTTCAGAATATTCCATAAAAAGGTCTCTTGGTTGACCGAAAGATAAGCGGAAATCAATTCTTCATCCAAATTGCCCAGTTTAGATATCCAGCAAAAATAAGCCACAAAGAATAAGGAATTAACAAAAAATATACTAAGGTGAATTGTTTCTTTGTCAAGATGATGAGAAGCATAGAGATGAGAATCATCATGACTATCCAATAAAATCCAAGTTGGATGAGGTGGAATTGAAAGAATAAGGGTGACCAAGCCCAATTCATGATTATTTGAATAATGTATAAACTAAAAATTATTTTTCCTCTTGGTCTGTTTCGATGAGTCCATAAGTACCAACCAGCTATGGCAAGCATTATATATAAACAAGTCCAGACAATGGGAAAGATAATTTGAGGTGGATTAATACTGGATTTTTGTAATGTTTGATACCATGTGGATATTTCGGTGCGCGTTAGCAAACCGATACCATACCCCACAAGTTGAAACACAATAATCCACAGGATAATTGGCGCTATTTTTTTAATCATGAATGTTCTCGCTTCTGCAATAGGATTTACACATGTTCATAACATGGAAATCAAGTTCAATCTAATACAGTTTCTTCAACAAAAGTTATGACAACCACATCTCTGCTATTTTTTTCAGATAATCCGCCATTAATCTGATATTGCTATCCGCATTGACCCGGCGGTGGTAAAGATACATTTTAATCGCAACTGGCTGCTCATCTTTTAATTTGATTTCGACCAATTCACCCCGCTTAAGCTCCTCTTTGATCAAAATATCTGTACACCAGATTAACCCCATATCTGCCAATGCCGCACATAAAACGTTGTATCCTGAACTGGAAGCATAATTTCCAGAGATATAGATTTTTTTATTATTAGCCAGCACCCATTCATTATTGGGCGAAATACGTTTAGCGATTAAACAATTGTGATGCTGCAAGTCCGCTGCTTTTTTAGGCGAACCGTATTTTTTTATATAAGCTGGTGTAGCGTAAATACTCCGGTGAATGGTAAATAAATATTCTTTAACCAATTGGTTATCTTTAATGTCTATTTCAGTAATAACCAGATCCGCCAAGCCATTTAATAAATCCGTTGGCGCATTTTCTTCTGTTGTCTGCAGTTGGATTTTTGGATATTTTTGCAAAAACTTCTTGAAATGCTTAATAAAATATTGAGAATAAAAAGCCCCCGCTATACCAATAATGAGTCTGCCATGTGGCTCTGTTTCAATTGAATTCACTGCGGCTTGAGCATTTTCAATGTCAGCCAGTATTTTATTGACATGCAGCAGATAAACTTCACCCGCCTCGGTCAATTCTATATGTCGGGTTGTTCTGTTTAACAATTTCTTTTTGAGTAGGTTCTCTAAATGCTTGATTTGGCCGGTGAGCGTAGAAGTAGAAACATCTAAATGCCGAGCTGCTTGGCTGAAGCCTTTATGCTCAGCAATCCCTTTGAACCCTCGCATACAAGAAAGTAGATCTAAAGACATTATCTTCCTAAGGTGATTGTTTCAAAATTTAGAATAGTCTATTATCTATCAATACATTGTCAAGTTTTTTTGAAATGGTATCATGGTTTATCATGTAACAAGAAAGAGGCAATTAGCACAGGAACCATTCAAAAGAGAAGAAATATGGCTACTTTCTATACCGTTATCAGGTTCGGAACTATCAAGCCATTCAAGAGGTTAGTGTTACTTCCTGGCGAAGATTAAAATGAGTCGAATTGATTATTCAGCTTTTGCGCTGGAGGGATTTAAAATTACCCTGTTTTGCCTCGGCATTATAGGTTTACTTAAGCTATTCGGTGCAGCGAATGAGTTTTTATTAATCCCATTTAACATGGCGGTTATGTCTGCTGCTGCCACCTTTTCAGTGAGCAAAAAAAATTTAGCTCAAGTCAGTTTAGGTAGCAGTGTTGTAGTTATTTCAACCATTCTAGGCGGCGTCCTCGGATTTTATTATCCCTGGTTAGCTTCTTTGATAACCATCATCTATGCTGGACTTGCTTTTTATTTACCCAAAACCAAGTCAAAAACTAATATTTTTGTAACGGGCAGTCTAATGTTTCTTATTTTTTCTGCCTTGCCATTTTCATTGCAGGCGGGGATCAAATACGCTTTTGTCGGTGCT
This genomic interval from Patescibacteria group bacterium contains the following:
- a CDS encoding TspO/MBR family protein, giving the protein MIKKIAPIILWIIVFQLVGYGIGLLTRTEISTWYQTLQKSSINPPQIIFPIVWTCLYIMLAIAGWYLWTHRNRPRGKIIFSLYIIQIIMNWAWSPLFFQFHLIQLGFYWIVMMILISMLLIILTKKQFTLVYFLLIPYSLWLIFAGYLNWAIWMKN
- the asnB gene encoding asparagine synthase (glutamine-hydrolyzing); its protein translation is MCGIVAYLSKNLDISKETFKSAINTLNHRGPDFHGLWVSDDSKLALGHARLSIIDLLTGNQPLRSKDDNIVIVVNGEFYQYEIIKRYLQKKGFEFQTESDSEILIYLYQLYGVNCLEFLRGEFSFVLWDDKNKYIFAARDRCGIKPLFYSMYQDALYLSSEIKALLTLGVPCKWDLCSIISWENLLPLENRSLFENIFSINPGHFILATPDNIQIKKYWDFNYPKEGAIDDDIDENKMINEFRKELEEAVTIRLRSDVPVGCYLSGGLDSSAILGLMIKHSKSEVDAFTISFDHDLYDEAKIAEETAKFVGARSHVFKITNQLLSENFFSAIYQCESFILNNNTIAKFLLSKFTRESGYKTVMTGEGSDEILGGYPMFREDILKYGFRALDHENRNKLVEHLYENNPAFASVFSKNTAGLDVTTIQEILGYVPSMFKMGAKLGEKLITLHNENFSNISRNFDAQINFINQLDQDQVMGRDVLSKSLYLWAKSILPGLILVNLGDRMEMAHSIEGRVPFLDHKLLEFLVNIPSSLKIKGLTEKFILREAVKDIITPTIYQRQKHPFKAPHPTLTLNPFTELMLDVFNGNLLKYSFIYDQSKVLKQFNMTQSMPEAEREQWDVVFMFILSQCVLQSLFKPLMPN
- a CDS encoding LysR family transcriptional regulator — encoded protein: MRGFKGIAEHKGFSQAARHLDVSTSTLTGQIKHLENLLKKKLLNRTTRHIELTEAGEVYLLHVNKILADIENAQAAVNSIETEPHGRLIIGIAGAFYSQYFIKHFKKFLQKYPKIQLQTTEENAPTDLLNGLADLVITEIDIKDNQLVKEYLFTIHRSIYATPAYIKKYGSPKKAADLQHHNCLIAKRISPNNEWVLANNKKIYISGNYASSSGYNVLCAALADMGLIWCTDILIKEELKRGELVEIKLKDEQPVAIKMYLYHRRVNADSNIRLMADYLKKIAEMWLS
- a CDS encoding methyltransferase domain-containing protein — its product is MEYSEVAEEYKKIAKNQTSVGEKLIALMFFKGQESILDLGCGSGHLAFELSKKTSGRVIGIDPSEGMIKQAKKSYGEFIQFFCEEGEHMAFTSEFDVIFCNSVFHWFRDPVPVLKKIHQALKNQGVFALQTPVSEWCDFIVDIIDQTCRADNIKPYIEHYLNPWFHLKNACAYQALLEHHGFNVRLAFDEDVTTQAYDFEKILGLFNSGPALAYLNFENYSIPCGENYKNSFINTLHQIIRQKMDNSTVVDITYHRAFLIAYKYNGIC